GGGCTGCGCCTGGGCATCAACACCAGCCGGACGGACACCCTGGACCTCGTGCTGGAGCATTTCGGGCTGACCGAGTATTTCCATCCCGCGATCACCTCCTTCAAGGTGGCGCGGCCCAAGCCGCACCCCGAAGGCGTGCACGCGATCCTGGAGGCCTGGCGCATGCGCCCCGAGGACGTCGTCTACATCGGCGACTCCCGCGTGGACGAGGTCAACGCCCTGGCCGCGGACGTGCGTTTCTGGTCCTTCAAGAACCCCAACCTGCATGCGGAACTGATGATTCCCGACTACTGGACGCTCCTGGGATTTTTACGCCGCAACTACGAATTCACGTGGTGAGGGAGATGTTTCCTCGTCGTCGGGGCTTGATTTGTGATGTACAGTGTGCGAACCTTCATTTCGCAGTATTGACGGCATAAGACGCCGTCCGAGGAGCAACTCCCATGGACCTCGTCATTACCGGGCTGGC
This portion of the Paucidesulfovibrio longus DSM 6739 genome encodes:
- a CDS encoding HAD family hydrolase — its product is MLYLNSLIREDLFDGVSGIIFDCDGVLIDSLAANTWYYNTFRAHFGLPEMDEELRDYTHSHNIWESIRRLVPEDRFDEAWQYKLDFDYRRVLPHIVMESGLREVLNWMRSAGLRLGINTSRTDTLDLVLEHFGLTEYFHPAITSFKVARPKPHPEGVHAILEAWRMRPEDVVYIGDSRVDEVNALAADVRFWSFKNPNLHAELMIPDYWTLLGFLRRNYEFTW